A genomic region of Mustela erminea isolate mMusErm1 chromosome 12, mMusErm1.Pri, whole genome shotgun sequence contains the following coding sequences:
- the SURF4 gene encoding surfeit locus protein 4 isoform X1, producing the protein MGQNDLMGTAEDFADQFLRVTKQYLPHVARLCLISTFLEDGVRMWFQWGEQRDYIDTTWGCGYALASAFVLLNLLGQLTGCILVLSRNLVQYACFGLFGIIALQTIAYSILWDLKFLMRNLALGGGLLLLLAESRSEGKSMFAGVPSMRESSPRQYMQLGGRVLLVLMFLTLLHFDAGFFSILQNIVGTALMILVAIGFKTKLAALTLVVWLFAINVYFNAFWTIPVYKPMHDFLKYDFFQTMSVIGGLLLVVALGPGGVSMDEKKKEW; encoded by the exons TTCCTGCGGGTCACGAAGCAGTACCTGCCGCACGTGGCGCGCCTCTGCCTGATCAGCACGTTCCTGGAGGACGGCGTCCGCATGTGGTTCCAGTGGGGCGAGCAGCGCGACTACATCGACACCACGTGGGGCTGTGGCTACGCGCTGGCCTCGGCCTTCGTGCTCCTCAACCTGCTGGGACAGCTGA CCGGCTGCATCCTGGTGCTGAGCAGAAACCTCGTGCAGTACGCCTGCTTCGGGCTCTTTGGAATCATAGCGCTGCAG ACCATTGCTTACAGCATCCTGTGGGACTTGAAGTTTCTGATGAG GAATCTGGCCCTGGGAGGaggcctgctgctgctgctggcggAGTCGCGCTCCGAGGGGAAGAGCATGTTCGCGGGCGTCCCCAGCATGCGCGAGAGCTCGCCCAGGCAGTACATGCAGCTCGGGGGCCGGGTCCTGCTGGTGCTCATGTTCCTGACCCTGCTGCACTTCGACGCCGGCTTCTTCTCC ATTCTCCAGAACATCGTGGGCACAGCTCTGATGATTTTAGTGGCCATCGGTTTTAAAACCAAGCTGGCTGCTTTGACTCTTGTCGTCTGGCTGTTTGCCATCAACGTGTACTTCAACGCCTTCTGGACCATTCCTGTCTATAAGCCCATGCACGACTTCCTGAAGTACGACTTCTTCCAGACCATGTCGGTGATTGGAGGCTTGCTCCTGGTggtggccctgggccctgggggcgTCTCCATGGACGAGAAGAAGAAGGAGTGGTAA
- the SURF4 gene encoding surfeit locus protein 4 isoform X2: MRNLALGGGLLLLLAESRSEGKSMFAGVPSMRESSPRQYMQLGGRVLLVLMFLTLLHFDAGFFSILQNIVGTALMILVAIGFKTKLAALTLVVWLFAINVYFNAFWTIPVYKPMHDFLKYDFFQTMSVIGGLLLVVALGPGGVSMDEKKKEW, translated from the exons ATGAG GAATCTGGCCCTGGGAGGaggcctgctgctgctgctggcggAGTCGCGCTCCGAGGGGAAGAGCATGTTCGCGGGCGTCCCCAGCATGCGCGAGAGCTCGCCCAGGCAGTACATGCAGCTCGGGGGCCGGGTCCTGCTGGTGCTCATGTTCCTGACCCTGCTGCACTTCGACGCCGGCTTCTTCTCC ATTCTCCAGAACATCGTGGGCACAGCTCTGATGATTTTAGTGGCCATCGGTTTTAAAACCAAGCTGGCTGCTTTGACTCTTGTCGTCTGGCTGTTTGCCATCAACGTGTACTTCAACGCCTTCTGGACCATTCCTGTCTATAAGCCCATGCACGACTTCCTGAAGTACGACTTCTTCCAGACCATGTCGGTGATTGGAGGCTTGCTCCTGGTggtggccctgggccctgggggcgTCTCCATGGACGAGAAGAAGAAGGAGTGGTAA